Proteins found in one Planococcus citri chromosome 2, ihPlaCitr1.1, whole genome shotgun sequence genomic segment:
- the LOC135837457 gene encoding uncharacterized protein LOC135837457 translates to MIYLKLLAKCVLLLNIFIKVKCVEKREPPSKTEVIANFKTNLTLPCESAAREEGDIVRWVRKGKNSWSVLDNGDLFLVNLEKNDSGEYMCLEQDNDEILSTYVVHVKTPPAALENVTVIPRTVLAVLRWHVRDDGGYSIKNITIRYKLADSDDEWHINPHYISSTATQTDIYKLNPNSTYMFQIWASNELGAGEITTVLAKTRHDIQEIELARHLLDGAETFDTRAWLAAVAIVMTTLLILTIGTCCVLYRDSHAAFYHNEEYDPERIELMPNVITNPGYYEEFVPAKYCNESPDDEDEFTSYFASRTGARAVRV, encoded by the exons ATGATATATTTAAAACTTTTAGCGAAATGTGTTTTATTGctgaatattttcattaaag TTAAATGTGTTGAAAAACGAGAACCGCCTTCGAAGACAGAAGTAATCGCGAATTTCAAGACTAATTTAACACTGCCTTGTGAATCTGCAGCTCGTGAAGAAGGAGATATCGTCAGATGGGTCCGAAAGGGTAAAAATAGTTGGAGTGTTTTAGACAATGGCGATTtgttcttagtcaatttggagaaaaatgattCCGGAGAATATATGTGTTTAGAACAAGAcaacgatgaaattttatccaCTTATGTGGTCCACGTGAAAA CTCCTCCTGCTGCCTTGGAGAATGTTACGGTGATACCCAGGACTGTTTTGGCTGTTTTGCGATGGCATGTGAGAGACGATGGAGGGTATTCGATTAAGAATATAACTATACGTTATAAATTGGCGGATAGCGATGACGAATGGCATATCAATCCTCATTACATATCTTCGACTGCG ACTCAGACGGATATTTATAAGCTGAACCCAAATTCGACTTATATGTTCCAAATATGGGCCTCGAATGAACTCGGTGCTGGCGAAATTACCACAGTTTTGGCCAAAACAAGACACGATATACAAGAAATAG AACTAGCCCGACACTTACTCGACGGTGCTGAAACTTTCGACACCAGAGCTTGGCTAGCTGCGGTGGCTATCGTAATGACAACCTTGCTAATTCTCACCATAGGCACGTGCTGCGTATTATATCGAGATAGTCACGCCGCATTTT ATCATAACGAAGAATACGATCCAGAACGAATAGAACTAATGCCAAATGTGATCACTAATCCAGGCTACTACGAAGAATTCGTTCCAGCCAAGTATTGTAACGAATCGCCCGATGACGAGGACGAATTCACATCGTATTTCGCCAGCAGAACCGGTGCCCGAGCTGTACGAGTCTGA
- the MED18 gene encoding mediator of RNA polymerase II transcription subunit 18: protein MESNKEWILNQTVSTTMDSLSTALKSNIVPNKEYLLQGSVLDGSVETLLHRLRGLCDNVDTGPESFYDMEMCFSLRGNSNPMFLRVRRAMEYPMSQEMPYQLRYIGEPELGTGDKSRPTIVRSSIDVAVTPSILEYLTELGARLEFEYAARGYMFRKGRMKITVSKIFKISNQGQNKPHEEPITPSYLVEMSVLAPSGQDAIGEDMKAFAEQLKPLVLLDKIDYKRLPQSVMS from the exons ATGGAATCGAACAAG GAATGGATACTTAACCAAACGGTTAGTACGACAATGGATAGCTTATCAACGGCGCTGAAAAGTAATATTGTTCCAAATAAAGAATACCTGTTGCAAGGCAGTGTTTTGGATGGATCTGTAGAAACATTACTGCACAGATTACGTGGATTATGTGATAATGTCGATACTGGACCGGAATCGTTTTACGATATGGAGATGTGTTTCAGTTTAA GAGGGAACAGTAATCCGATGTTTTTACGTGTAAGACGTGCCATGGAGTATCCCATGTCTCAAGAAATGCCTTACCAGCTGCGATACATCGGAGAACCAGAATTAGGCACCG GTGATAAAAGTAGACCAACGATAGTTCGAAGTAGTATAGATGTTGCTGTAACTCCATCCATTTTGGAATATCTTACGGAGCTCGGCGCTAGATTAGAATTCGAGTACGCTGCTCGAGGATATATGTTTCGTAAAGGTAGAATGAAGATAAcggtttccaaaatattcaag atatCCAATCAAGGACAAAATAAACCCCACGAAGAACCGATTACCCCATCGTACCTAGTTGAAATGAGCGTTTTAGCTCCCAGTGGCCAGGATGCGATTGGAGAAGATATGAAAGCTTTTGCTGAACAACTCAAGCCTTTAGTGCTTTTGGATAAAATCGATTACAAACGATTGCCTCAGTCGGTTATGTCTtga